Proteins encoded by one window of Manihot esculenta cultivar AM560-2 chromosome 10, M.esculenta_v8, whole genome shotgun sequence:
- the LOC110624275 gene encoding lysine-rich arabinogalactan protein 19 — protein sequence MARSSAVALMIMAIIMTSALAQPPASSPTPSPVKSPPSSTSTPEPAAAPHSQPPISAAPASTPEKSSTPPKSSSPESPPPPPPTPTSTPESSPPPVTSSPAPSTISAPPSEAPSPAENSAFSHRFAISGTVAAGLFVAVLVM from the coding sequence ATGGCTCGCTCCAGCGCTGTCGCATTGATGATAATGGCGATTATCATGACCTCTGCGTTAGCGCAACCTCCTGCATCATCACCTACACCTTCTCCTGTTAAATCTCCGCCGTCATCGACTTCAACTCCGGAACCAGCTGCTGCTCCTCATTCTCAGCCACCTATCTCCGCTGCTCCTGCTTCTACTCCTGAAAAGAGTAGCACTCCACCGAAGTCTTCTTCTCCAgaatctcctcctcctcctcctcctactCCTACTAGTACTCCAGAGTCTTCTCCTCCTCCAGTAACGTCTTCTCCTGCTCCCTCCACAATCTCGGCGCCGCCTTCTGAAGCTCCTTCACCGGCTGAAAACAGCGCCTTTTCACACAGATTTGCTATTTCTGGAACTGTGGCTGCTGGTCTCTTTGTTGCCGTTTTGGTAATGTAG